The Fundidesulfovibrio terrae genomic sequence ATCCTGACCGGCTCGCCTTTGGTCGGACGCTTCGATTTTCCCGAGGGCGTCGATTTCGTGCGCATCCCGGGCATGATAAAGAAGACCAACGAGGAATACCTCCCCCTGTCCATTCGGCTCTCCGCCCGGCAGGCCCTGAACATCAGGCGCAACATCATCGTGGCCACGGCCAAGTCCTTTCAGCCGCATCTGTTCATCGTGGACAAGGCCCCCATGGGGCTCAAGCGCGAGGTGCTGCCCACGCTCAAGTGGCTGAAAAGGCGCATGCCCCACTGCCGCACCATCCTGGGGCTGCGCGACATCATGGACGACGCCGAGTCCACGCGCCGGGAGTGGCGCGAAAAGGGCATCTACGACGTGCTGGACCAGTATTATTCCGAGATATGGGTCTACGGGAACCAGAAGTACTACGACCCCATCGTGGAGTATGCCGTGCCGGACGCGGTAAGCGCCAAGATGGTCTTCACCGGATACATCCCCCGCGCCGTGCCCCGGCGCGGCAAGGTGGCCGAGATGCGCGAGGAGGAACGCCTGACCCAGAAGGAGCGCCTGGTGCTGGTGACCACTGGCGGCGGCGGTGACGGCTACCCGCTCATGGACGCCTATCTGCGCATGCTGGAAGAAATGGTGAACCCGCCGTTTCGGTCCATCCTGGTCTCGGGGCCGTTCATGCCCAGGGACATGCGCGAGGAGGTCCACAAGCGGGCCATCAAGGTCAAGGCGCGCTTCCACCATTTTCACCGCAACATGGAGGCCCTCATGGGCATGGCCGACGTGGTGGTCTCCATGGGCGGCTACAACACCACCTGCGAGATCCTCTCGATGGGCAAGCCGTCCCTGGTGGTGCCCCGCGAGGAGCCCCGTCTGGAGCAGCGCATCCGGGCCGAGATGTTCCAGAGCCACAGGCTCGTCGAATACCTGCCCTGGTCGCGGCTCTCCCCGGACGCCCTGGCCGAGAAGGTGACGCGGCTCATCGAGGATCCGCAGTCCTGCTGCGGCGGCATAGCTGATTTTCGCTTCACCGGCCTCGAGGTGATCTCCTCGCGCCTGGACGAATTCAGGGGCGTCACCGCATGACCGGCCTGGGCGGCGACGCGGGGCGCTCCCCGGTGCCGGGCCCGGTTTTGGGCATGATCCTCAAGGGATATCCGCGGATCTCTGAGACCTTCATCTCCAACGAGATCGCCCTTCTCGAGGCGCAGGGCTTCGACATCCGCATCCTCTCCATGCGCCATCCCCGCGAGGACTTCTCCCACGAGTCCGTCAAGCGCATCAAGGCTCCCGTGCACTACCTGCCCGAGACCATCGCGGGGAACGTCCTGAAGCTTCTGAGCGCCAACCTGGCGGCCATGGCCCGGTCCCCCCGGCGCTACCTGAAGGGGCTGGCCGAGATGTTGCGGCGCCTGGCCGCTACCCGCAAGGCGGCCACGGCCAAGCACCTGCTCCAGGCCGGGTATCTGGCCTCGCGGGTGCTGCCGGGCTCGGGCGTCACTCACCTGCACGCCCATTTCGCCCATTCGCCCACGTCCGTGGCCGTGTTCACGGGCATCCTGGCCGGGCTGCCCTACAGCTTCACGGCCCACGCCAAGGACATCTACACCCAGGACCCGGCCAGGCTTTCGGAAAAGATCGCCGGAGCCCGCTTCGTGGCCACCTGCACCGGCTACAACAAGGAGTATCTGGGCAAGCTCAATCCGGGCGGCACGCCGGTCCACCGGGTCTACCACGGCATCGACCTGGGCTTGTTCGACCCCGGCGCTTTGCGGGTCGAGGCCAAGCCGCCCTACGAGATACTCACCGTGGCCCGGCTCACCCCCAAGAAGGGCCTGCCCACGGTGTTGCGCGCCCTGGCCGGGCTCGAGCGGGCCGGGATCGAGTTCCGCCACGTGCTCATCGGAACGGGGGAGGAACGCGAGAACCTGGAACGCCTGGGCCGTGAACTGGGCATCGAGGGGCGCATCGAGTGGCTGGGAACCAAGCCCCACGAGGTGGTGGTGGAGCGTCTCCGCCGGGCGGATCTTTTCCTGCTGGGCTGCGAGGTGAGCGCCAACGGCGACCGCGACGGCATCCCCAACGTGCTGGTGGAGGCCATGGCCATGGGCGTGCCCGTGGCGGCCACGACGGTGTCCGCCATCCCGGAACTCATCGCCATGGAGGACCACGGCCTGCTGGCCGCCCCCGGCGACCACGAGGGCTTGGCCGAGGCCGCCCGCCGCCTGCTCACGGACCGGGACCTGCGCGCCCGGGTGGTCCCCCAGGCCAGGCGGCGCGTGCTCGAGCATTTCGACAACCGGAGGCTCGTGGGCGAGCTGGCCGCGATCTTTCGCGCCCATATGTCATGAAGATCGCCTTCTACGCGCCCTTCAAACCCCTGGACCATCCCCGCCCCAGCGGTGACCTGACCACCGCCCTGGGCCTGACCCGGTATCTGTCCCGGCACGGCCACGAGATCGCCGTGGCCTCGAGGCTTCGCGCCCGCGAGCTGGCCTCGCGCCCCTTGCTGTGGCCCCTGGCCGCCTTCGAAGCCCTGCGCGCCGGGATGGGACGCGCGGACGTGTGGCTCACCCACCACGCCTATTACAAGTCTCCGGACGTCATCGGGCCGTGGGCCTCCCGGCGGATGGGGATTCCCTACGCGGTGTTCCAGGGCATCTATTCCACCAAGCGCCGCAAGACCCCGGCCACGCGCCTGGGCTTCGAACTGAACAAACGCAGCCTGTTGGCGGCCGACGTGGTGTTCTCCAACCGCCGCCTGGACATGGAGAACCTGCGCCGCCTGCTGCCCGAGGAGCGCCTGTGCTACGTGGCCCCGGGCATCGATCCGGGGGCGTTCACGCGGGACGCCCAGGCCGGGGCCGCACTCAGGGCGAGCTGGGGAGCGGCGTCCCGCCCCGTGATCGCCTCCGTGGCCATGTTCCGTGACGACGTGAAATCCCAGGGGCTTCGCTACCTGATCTCCCGCCTGGGCGGACTCGAGCGGGATTTTCTTCTGGTGCTGGGCGGCGACGGGGAGACCCGGGCGGAACTCACGGCCCTGGCCCGCGAACATCTGCCGGGCCGGGCGCTCTTCCTGGGACAGCTGCCCCGCGAAGAGCTTCGCGCCGTGTACAGCGCGGCCGACCTGTTCGCATTCCCAGGCATCCGGGAGAGCCTGGGCATGGTCTACCTGGAAGCCCAGGCCGCCGGTCTTCCCGTGGTGGCCTTCGACAACGGGGGCATCCCCGAGGTGACGCGGCCCGGCGAGACCGCCTTGCTGACTCCGCCCTTCGACGACGCTGCTTTCACCGGCGCGGTGGAATCCCTGCTGGACGATGCGGACAGGCGCGCGGCCATGGGCCGGGCGGCGGCCGCCTACGTGCGTGAGCATCACGATGCGGCGCGTAATTTTTCCGTAGTGGAGGAGCGCCTACTCGCGCTTGCCGGGAGGCGTGCGTGACCCGCCTGGCCATCATCCGCCACGCCCAGACCGAGTGGAACGTGGAACGGCGTATCCAGGGCCAGCACGACTCGCCGCTCACGCCCGAGGGCGCGCGGGCGGCGCGTGGCTGGGCGGCCTCCCTGGCC encodes the following:
- a CDS encoding glycosyltransferase family 4 protein, producing the protein MTGLGGDAGRSPVPGPVLGMILKGYPRISETFISNEIALLEAQGFDIRILSMRHPREDFSHESVKRIKAPVHYLPETIAGNVLKLLSANLAAMARSPRRYLKGLAEMLRRLAATRKAATAKHLLQAGYLASRVLPGSGVTHLHAHFAHSPTSVAVFTGILAGLPYSFTAHAKDIYTQDPARLSEKIAGARFVATCTGYNKEYLGKLNPGGTPVHRVYHGIDLGLFDPGALRVEAKPPYEILTVARLTPKKGLPTVLRALAGLERAGIEFRHVLIGTGEERENLERLGRELGIEGRIEWLGTKPHEVVVERLRRADLFLLGCEVSANGDRDGIPNVLVEAMAMGVPVAATTVSAIPELIAMEDHGLLAAPGDHEGLAEAARRLLTDRDLRARVVPQARRRVLEHFDNRRLVGELAAIFRAHMS
- a CDS encoding glycosyltransferase family 4 protein — its product is MKIAFYAPFKPLDHPRPSGDLTTALGLTRYLSRHGHEIAVASRLRARELASRPLLWPLAAFEALRAGMGRADVWLTHHAYYKSPDVIGPWASRRMGIPYAVFQGIYSTKRRKTPATRLGFELNKRSLLAADVVFSNRRLDMENLRRLLPEERLCYVAPGIDPGAFTRDAQAGAALRASWGAASRPVIASVAMFRDDVKSQGLRYLISRLGGLERDFLLVLGGDGETRAELTALAREHLPGRALFLGQLPREELRAVYSAADLFAFPGIRESLGMVYLEAQAAGLPVVAFDNGGIPEVTRPGETALLTPPFDDAAFTGAVESLLDDADRRAAMGRAAAAYVREHHDAARNFSVVEERLLALAGRRA
- a CDS encoding glycosyltransferase family protein, whose amino-acid sequence is MVSAPTYNILMYSHDTYGLGHIRRTMAIAQHLRGGGVNVLILTGSPLVGRFDFPEGVDFVRIPGMIKKTNEEYLPLSIRLSARQALNIRRNIIVATAKSFQPHLFIVDKAPMGLKREVLPTLKWLKRRMPHCRTILGLRDIMDDAESTRREWREKGIYDVLDQYYSEIWVYGNQKYYDPIVEYAVPDAVSAKMVFTGYIPRAVPRRGKVAEMREEERLTQKERLVLVTTGGGGDGYPLMDAYLRMLEEMVNPPFRSILVSGPFMPRDMREEVHKRAIKVKARFHHFHRNMEALMGMADVVVSMGGYNTTCEILSMGKPSLVVPREEPRLEQRIRAEMFQSHRLVEYLPWSRLSPDALAEKVTRLIEDPQSCCGGIADFRFTGLEVISSRLDEFRGVTA